The DNA sequence GTGGCACCGGTGACCAGGATGCGCATTGCTTCCACGGTACGAAATATCGGCCGTTTGCCGGTGACACAAACCTGACGTCGCTGTGAGATCGGCCGCTAAGTGGCGTCGCGGTGCAGTTCCATCAGGCTTTCGTAGACCGCGGCATTGGCCCGGTTGCCGGCCAGTTCGGCGTCAGACAGTTCACGGCGGACCTTGCCGGGCACCCCGGCGATCAGCGACCGCGGCGGGACCACGACACCCTGCGGGACGAGCGCGCCGGCGGCGACCGTTGACCCGGCGCCGATCACCGCGCCGTTGAGCACGATGGCACCCATGCCGATCAGACAGCCGTCCTCGACGGTGCACCCGTGCAGCACCGCGTTGTGGCCGACGGTCACCCCGGCACCCAGGGTGAGCGGGTATTCGGGGTCGACGTGCAGGGTGGCGCCGTCCTGGATGTTGCTGCCCACCCCGATCTCGATCGGCTCGGCCTCGGCGCGCAGTGTCGCCGAATACCAGACGCTGGCCCGTGCGCCCAGCCTGACCCAGCCGATGACGCTGGCGTTGGGTGCGACCCAGGATTCGGGGTGCAGTTCGGGGCTGCGTCCGTGCAGCGAGACGATCAGGGGCTCGGCCATGGCCGACATCGTAGGCGTGCCCCCTCCTGGCCGCTCTGACCAGGCCCTTTTGTGAGGGTCAACGGGCGGACAGTACGATGCGTCAGGCGTCGCGGCGGTCCGGGGACCCGCGACTCGCCGACTCCGATACCCAGCAAGGAGCCGATGTGAGCACTCGCACCAAGACCCTTGGCGTAGCCGCGGCTGTCGCCGCCATCGCCGTCGCGATCCCGACGGCGGTTCAGGCCTACGCCGACCCCACCACCCCGACCACCACCAGCGCGGCGCCGACGACCTCGTCGATCCCGGTGCCCAGCGTCACCCAGCTGCCCGACCCGCAGGGCCCGGGCTGCGATGCCTACAAGAACAAGGTGCCCACCGGCCCAGGGTCGATCACCAGCATGGGCAGCGAGGTCGCCTCGGTGGCCATCGCCAACAACCCCGATTTGAGCACGTTCAGCGCGGCCATCTCCGGCAAGCTGAACCCGGCGGTCAATGTCACGTCCGTGCTCGACGGCGGCCCCTACGTGGTGTTCGCGCCCACCAACGACGCGTTCGACAAGCTCGACGAGGCCACCTTGGCGTCACTGAAGAGCGATCCCGCGGTGCTGCTGCCGACGGTCTACTACCACATGGTGCTGGGCTATCTCGGCCCCGACGACGTCGACGGCAAGATGCCCACCCAGGATGGTCGGCTGATCTCGGTCACCGGCAAGGGCGGCGACGTCAAGGTCAACGACACCGCCAAGGTGGTGTGCAGCTACACCGCCAAGGGTGCCTACATCTACATGATCGACACGGTGCTCACCCCGGGTCAGGTCGCCGGCGCCACGTCCACCTCGACGACGTCCACCGCGACCTCGACCTCGAGTGAAGCGCCGACGACCACTGCGTCGAGCACGCCGACCACCACCAAGGCACCGAACGCGTAAGGCTCAGCGAGCCTTCCAGACCGGGGCACGCTTCTCGGCGAAGGCCAGCGGCCCTTCCTTGGCGTCCTCGGAGCGCATCAGCGTTCCGATTTCGCGCCTGGTGCGGGTCCAGCCGGTCTCGTCGGCGGTGATCGTGGCCCTGCCGTCTTCGAGGTCGACACCCACTGCGACGCGCTTGCTGGCCTGCACGGCCAGCGGCGCGTTGGCGGCGATCTGCTCGGCCAGTGCCAGCGCGGCCGCGACGACGGTGCCGTCCGGCACCACCTGGTTGATCAGGCCCCAGCGCAGCGCCTCGTCGGCGGTGATCGGTTCGCCGGTGAACAGCAGTTGCATGGCGACCTTGCGCGGCAGCTGGTCGACGATGCGGAACACGCCGCCGGCCGCCGCGAAGAGACCGCGTTTGACTTCGGGGAGTCCGAACTTCGCGCTCTCCTGTGCTACGACGAGGTCACTGGCCAGTGCCAGCTCGGTGCCGCCACCGAGTGCGGTGCCGTTCACCGCGGCGATCGTCGGCTTGTCGATGAAGTGCCGGACGTAGCCGGCGAAGCCCCACTCCGGATGCTGCGGGTGAAATAGGTTCTCCCCCCGCGAGATTGCCTTCAGATCGGCGCCGGCACAGAACGACTTGTCACCGGCACCGGTGATCACCACCGCCCACACTCCGGTGTCGTCCTGCGCCTGCTGCAGCGCATCACCGACCGCGGTGCTCACCGCACCGTTGACGGCGTTACGTGCCTCGGGCCGGTTGATGGTGATCAGGGCGACGTTGCCCCGCCGCTCGTAGAGAGCGGCGGGGGCTTGCACGTCCGACACCGTTACAGCAGCTCGAGGATGGTGGCGTTGGCCTGGCCGCCGCCCTCACACATGGTCTGCAGGCCGTACTGAATGTTGTTGTCCCGCATGTGGTACAGCAGCGTGGTGAGGATGCGGGCACCCGAACCGCCCAGCGGGTGGCCGAGCGCGATCGCGCCGCCGTTGGGGTTCAGCTTCTTCTCGTCGGCGCCGATGTCCTTGAGCCAGGCCATCGGAACCGGCGCGAAGGCCTCGTTGACCTCGAAGACGCCGATGTCGTCGACGGTCAGCCCCGACTTCTTCAGCGCCTTCTGGGTGGCCGGGATCGGCGCGGTCAGCATGATGACCGGATCAGCACCGGCCAGCACCGCGGTGTGCACCTTGGCCAGCGGCGTGAGGCCCAGGTCCTTGGCCTTCTCCGCCGACATGATCAGCAGGGCGGCCGAACCGTCCGAGATCTGGCTGGAGTTGCCGGCGTGGATCACGCCGTCCTCGGAGAACGCCGGCTTGATCTTGGCCATCGACTCGACGGTGCCGCCGCGGCGGATGCCGCCGTCCTCGAGCACCACAGTGTCGTTACCGTCGGCGTCCTTGGTCTTGATGCCGACGATCTGATCCTTGAAAGCGCCGGAATCCTGTGCCGCAGCGGCCTTTTCGTGCGAGCGCAGGGAGAACTCGTCGAGCTGGGTGCGGCTGAAGCCCCACTGCTCGGCGATCATCTCGGCGCCGATGCCCTGGTTCGGGGTCTTGGTGTAGCGCGCCTTGAAATTCTCCGAGTAGGGGTTGCCACCGTTGGCCAGCGAGGAGCCCATCGGGGTCCGCGACATCGACTCGACGCCACCGGCGACGACAACGTCGTAGTGCCCGGCGATGACGCCGGCCACCGCGAAGTTCAACGACTGCTGGCTCGATCCGCACTGACGGTCCACGGTCACACCGGCAACGGTCTCCGGCCATCCCGCGGTCAGCGCCGCGGTGCGGGCGATGTCGAGTGCCTGCTCACCGGCCTGCATGACGCAGCCCCAGATCACGTCATCGACCAGCGCAGGGTCCACGCCGGCCCGCTCGACCAGGCCGTTGAGCACCTGGGCCGACAACTCGGCGGGGTGCACTCCGGACAGTGCGCCGTTGCGCTTTCCGACGGGCGAACGCACAGCCTCGACAATGACCGCTTCAGCCATCGACCTTCTCCTTCTGCTGGGTGACGATGTGGGTCCTCGATGTCTAACACACCGTGTGAGCGGGCCCACGCCCGGGGCCAACCAACCGTTCGGTCAGCCGGCGCGAGTGGCTACTTTCCGCTGGTCACGTGCACCGGCAGGTCGTCGTCCCACGGCTGACGGGTGACCATGTCGGCCACTGCCACCCAGCCGCGTTCGAACTCACCGGTGGCGGCGTCGACCAAGCGGTACTCCTGCCGTTGCCGGTGCAGCGGCTGGGCGTCGAGCAGCACCACCCGCACCTCCCCGGGTTCGAACCCGCAGCGCTTCTGCATCGCGGCGATCAACTGCTCGTTGTGCATGTGGCCGTCGCCGAAGTTCCAGCCGATGGCCATGCTGCAGATCCGCTCACCGTCGGTAACCGAATAGTCGTCCTCGTCGTGCCCCGCCATCGCGCGATGCGCCAGCGTGAACAGCGCCTTGCCGTGCGTGTTGAACGCGCGGAACGCATATCCCATATAGATCGGGATCTGGGCGGCTTCCTTGCTGCCGTAGAACTTCTCCAACTGTGCGGCGGGCATGTTCGCGATGGCGATCAGGTTCTTGTCGATCTTGGCTTCGGCGGACGGCTTGATGCACCACAGCGTGGTGTCCCAGTTGCCGGCGTAGTACCGCATGCCGGGCAGGAAGGAGACCTTGCGTGGCACGGTGTTTCCGAGGAACACGAAGAAGGCCAGCACGGCAAACAACACCACCGGCCACGGGCTGGTGAGGTCGGCGATGCCGATCTGGGCGTGCGCGACGAACAGCGACAGCACCGAGAAGATCATGAACACGTTCCATTCCAGCGGCACGCCCATCGGAATCGACGACAGGATGCCGAGGTGGAAGCAGACCATCACGAACGCCGCGATCGCGGTGGGCCAGCCGCCGTGGGAGAAGAACAGCACCAACGGAATGCCCATCTCGATGGCGGTGCTGATGTGGGCCAGCAGATGCGAGATCCGGCCCGGCCGAAGATCCTCGGGGAAGTCGGCGAAGAACGTGCGCTTGAGGAAACGCGGCCGCATCACCGGGCTGTTGGACATCATCGTCGAGATCACGAACGGGAAGTGCCGGGTGAGCTTGGAGGTAGCCGCCCCGATCCAGATGGCCATGCAGACCAGCTTGAGGGCGATGATGACGTCGACACCGGCGAACAGGAACGCCACGGCGAAGCTCGCATACACCTCGCCGCGGGCGGCCAGGAAGATCACCTTGTCGCGCAGACCGGCCAGGGCCAGTAGCGCCAGGACGGTGACGATCTGCCAAGTCGGCAACAGACCCAC is a window from the Mycolicibacterium anyangense genome containing:
- a CDS encoding gamma carbonic anhydrase family protein, translated to MAEPLIVSLHGRSPELHPESWVAPNASVIGWVRLGARASVWYSATLRAEAEPIEIGVGSNIQDGATLHVDPEYPLTLGAGVTVGHNAVLHGCTVEDGCLIGMGAIVLNGAVIGAGSTVAAGALVPQGVVVPPRSLIAGVPGKVRRELSDAELAGNRANAAVYESLMELHRDAT
- a CDS encoding fasciclin domain-containing protein; its protein translation is MSTRTKTLGVAAAVAAIAVAIPTAVQAYADPTTPTTTSAAPTTSSIPVPSVTQLPDPQGPGCDAYKNKVPTGPGSITSMGSEVASVAIANNPDLSTFSAAISGKLNPAVNVTSVLDGGPYVVFAPTNDAFDKLDEATLASLKSDPAVLLPTVYYHMVLGYLGPDDVDGKMPTQDGRLISVTGKGGDVKVNDTAKVVCSYTAKGAYIYMIDTVLTPGQVAGATSTSTTSTATSTSSEAPTTTASSTPTTTKAPNA
- a CDS encoding crotonase/enoyl-CoA hydratase family protein codes for the protein MSDVQAPAALYERRGNVALITINRPEARNAVNGAVSTAVGDALQQAQDDTGVWAVVITGAGDKSFCAGADLKAISRGENLFHPQHPEWGFAGYVRHFIDKPTIAAVNGTALGGGTELALASDLVVAQESAKFGLPEVKRGLFAAAGGVFRIVDQLPRKVAMQLLFTGEPITADEALRWGLINQVVPDGTVVAAALALAEQIAANAPLAVQASKRVAVGVDLEDGRATITADETGWTRTRREIGTLMRSEDAKEGPLAFAEKRAPVWKAR
- a CDS encoding thiolase family protein, whose translation is MAEAVIVEAVRSPVGKRNGALSGVHPAELSAQVLNGLVERAGVDPALVDDVIWGCVMQAGEQALDIARTAALTAGWPETVAGVTVDRQCGSSQQSLNFAVAGVIAGHYDVVVAGGVESMSRTPMGSSLANGGNPYSENFKARYTKTPNQGIGAEMIAEQWGFSRTQLDEFSLRSHEKAAAAQDSGAFKDQIVGIKTKDADGNDTVVLEDGGIRRGGTVESMAKIKPAFSEDGVIHAGNSSQISDGSAALLIMSAEKAKDLGLTPLAKVHTAVLAGADPVIMLTAPIPATQKALKKSGLTVDDIGVFEVNEAFAPVPMAWLKDIGADEKKLNPNGGAIALGHPLGGSGARILTTLLYHMRDNNIQYGLQTMCEGGGQANATILELL
- a CDS encoding DUF3556 domain-containing protein; this encodes MGFLKQEVPVIDFETWSRGTRAEKIKPMARHWAEVGFGTPVVLHLFYVVKILLYIFVAALFALATKGIDGWSNIGQWWSEPIVFEKAVLYTMLFEVVGLGCGFGPLNNRFFPPMGSIIYWLRPGTIRLPPWPNQVPLTKGDSRGPVDVVLYGALLAMLVVALFSDGTGPIPELGTEVGLLPTWQIVTVLALLALAGLRDKVIFLAARGEVYASFAVAFLFAGVDVIIALKLVCMAIWIGAATSKLTRHFPFVISTMMSNSPVMRPRFLKRTFFADFPEDLRPGRISHLLAHISTAIEMGIPLVLFFSHGGWPTAIAAFVMVCFHLGILSSIPMGVPLEWNVFMIFSVLSLFVAHAQIGIADLTSPWPVVLFAVLAFFVFLGNTVPRKVSFLPGMRYYAGNWDTTLWCIKPSAEAKIDKNLIAIANMPAAQLEKFYGSKEAAQIPIYMGYAFRAFNTHGKALFTLAHRAMAGHDEDDYSVTDGERICSMAIGWNFGDGHMHNEQLIAAMQKRCGFEPGEVRVVLLDAQPLHRQRQEYRLVDAATGEFERGWVAVADMVTRQPWDDDLPVHVTSGK